In the genome of Manis javanica isolate MJ-LG chromosome 17, MJ_LKY, whole genome shotgun sequence, one region contains:
- the MRPS12 gene encoding small ribosomal subunit protein uS12m: MSWSGLLRGFNTSLSYGLTLAPRLCATRPMATLNQMHRKGPPKWPPSKPGPTDGRPQLKGVVLQTFTRKPKKPNSANRKCCRVRLSTGREAVCFIPGEGHSLQEHHVVLVQGGRTQDLPGVKLTIVRGKYDCGHVQKKK, encoded by the exons ATGTCCTGGTCCGGCCTTCTCCGTGGCTTCAACACGTCCTTAAGTTATG GCCTAACTCTGGCCCCCCGGCTCTGCGCCACCCGCCCCATGGCCACCCTGAACCAGATGCACCGAAAGGGGCCTCCAAAGTGGCCACCTTCAAAACCGGGCCCCACCGACGGACGGCCACAGCTGAAGGGTGTCGTTCTGCAGACATTCACCCGCAAGCCCAAGAAGCCCAACTCAGCCAACCGCAAGTGCTGCCGTGTGCGGCTCAGCACAGGCCGCGAGGCTGTCTGCTTTATTCCCGGAGAGGGCCACAGCCTGCAGGAGCACCACGTGGTGCTCGTGCAGGGTGGCCGCACCCAGGACCTGCCTGGGGTCAAGCTCACTATTGTGCGCGGAAAGTACGACTGTGGTCATGTCCAGAAGAAGAAATGA